A genomic window from Streptomyces sp. MST-110588 includes:
- a CDS encoding helix-turn-helix transcriptional regulator: protein MPDIRHTPQAPTRTQVLAPGESVDAHRHDDHQIIYAGSGVLAVTTDAGTWFAPGTRAIWVPAGCVHAHRANGHLDLHLLGLPPDTNPLGLDAPTVLTVSPLLRELILTYTRDPHHDTPERLRLRTVLLDQLRASPQQPVQLPAPTDPRLAAVCDLLHRDPADPRNLAALAKAAGAGERTLSRLFRRDLGMTFPQWRTQLRLYHALRMLADDVPVTTVAHRCGWSSTSAFIDVFRCAFGYTPGTHNQRRRARGPL from the coding sequence ATGCCGGACATCCGCCACACTCCCCAGGCGCCCACCCGCACCCAGGTACTGGCCCCCGGCGAGAGCGTCGACGCCCACCGCCACGACGACCACCAGATCATCTACGCGGGCTCCGGCGTCCTGGCCGTCACCACCGACGCGGGCACCTGGTTCGCCCCCGGCACCCGCGCCATCTGGGTCCCCGCCGGATGCGTGCACGCCCACCGTGCCAACGGGCACCTCGACCTGCACCTCCTCGGCCTGCCCCCGGACACCAACCCGCTCGGCCTCGACGCCCCCACCGTCCTGACCGTCAGCCCCCTGCTGCGCGAACTGATCCTCACCTACACCCGCGACCCGCACCACGACACGCCCGAACGGCTGCGGCTGCGCACGGTGCTCCTGGACCAGTTGCGCGCCTCGCCCCAGCAGCCCGTCCAGCTCCCCGCCCCCACCGACCCCCGCCTCGCCGCCGTCTGCGACCTCCTGCACCGCGACCCCGCGGACCCGCGCAACCTGGCCGCCCTGGCCAAGGCGGCGGGAGCCGGTGAGCGCACCCTCAGCCGCCTCTTCCGCCGCGACCTGGGCATGACCTTCCCCCAGTGGCGCACCCAACTGCGCCTGTATCACGCCCTGCGGATGCTGGCCGACGACGTACCGGTGACCACGGTCGCCCACCGCTGCGGCTGGTCCTCCACCAGCGCCTTCATCGACGTCTTCCGCTGCGCCTTCGGCTACACGCCCGGCACCCACAACCAGCGGCGTCGCGCGCGCGGACCGTTGTGA
- a CDS encoding chaplin family protein, giving the protein MIAGNLLQVPVHVPLNLCGNTVDIIGLLNPAFGNRCINPGGYHAPPRDQQPPEHEPPGHKPSGHGPSGDKPSGDKPPGHKPSGHKPSGHKPPEHHAPPEHHKPPEHHTPSGHQTPGHHNPPGEQPPGHHTTPGHTPPGQQPPGHTPPGQPDATGHEPPGPQPPSGEAGPGDPRGPAPAAGGASSYGASAGQPGGQWVRRVGALAQSPSLARTGAGELGTAAGASVFLLLGGVVLVRRGRAGRR; this is encoded by the coding sequence GTGATCGCGGGCAACCTGCTTCAGGTGCCGGTCCACGTACCGCTCAACCTGTGCGGGAACACCGTCGATATCATCGGCCTGCTCAACCCCGCCTTCGGCAACCGCTGCATCAACCCTGGCGGCTATCACGCTCCGCCCAGGGACCAGCAGCCGCCGGAACACGAGCCGCCGGGACACAAGCCCTCCGGACACGGACCTTCCGGAGACAAGCCTTCCGGAGACAAGCCCCCTGGCCACAAGCCCTCCGGCCACAAGCCCTCCGGCCACAAGCCCCCGGAGCACCACGCTCCGCCCGAGCACCACAAGCCCCCTGAGCATCACACCCCGTCCGGGCATCAGACTCCCGGACACCACAATCCGCCGGGTGAACAGCCTCCCGGTCACCACACCACGCCGGGGCACACCCCTCCCGGTCAGCAGCCGCCCGGACACACCCCTCCCGGGCAGCCGGACGCGACCGGGCACGAGCCGCCCGGACCGCAGCCACCGTCCGGGGAGGCAGGGCCGGGCGATCCCCGGGGCCCTGCCCCCGCGGCCGGCGGGGCGTCGTCGTACGGCGCTTCGGCAGGGCAGCCGGGCGGGCAGTGGGTCAGGAGGGTCGGGGCGCTCGCGCAGTCACCGTCGCTCGCTCGAACGGGAGCCGGTGAGCTGGGCACTGCCGCCGGGGCCAGCGTCTTTCTCCTGCTCGGGGGAGTAGTGCTCGTCCGGCGCGGTCGCGCCGGGCGTCGCTGA
- a CDS encoding S1 RNA-binding domain-containing protein, giving the protein MPLTVRDGGGPHQDQALRTFLLGLRLGARHEGTVESAHTFGVFVRLDGEPDRRCTGFITIPELSWSRISRPSDVVTAGQRVTGEILDVDVWRGQVRLSLKALQEDPLVRFAGRVGHTLSGQVTKVVPFGVFVRVAEGIEGLLPLCEVLRGFGRVSGTSDLTDQSERIIGEGDEVAVGVAAVDLVRRRVMLTRAW; this is encoded by the coding sequence ATGCCGCTGACCGTGCGCGACGGTGGTGGTCCTCACCAGGACCAGGCTCTGCGGACCTTCCTCCTCGGGCTTCGGCTGGGCGCGAGGCACGAGGGCACGGTGGAAAGCGCCCACACCTTCGGTGTGTTCGTGCGTCTCGACGGCGAACCGGATCGCCGGTGCACCGGGTTCATCACGATTCCCGAGCTGAGCTGGTCCCGGATCAGCCGTCCGTCGGACGTGGTCACGGCCGGTCAGCGGGTCACCGGGGAGATCCTGGACGTGGATGTGTGGCGCGGCCAGGTGCGCCTGTCGCTGAAGGCTCTCCAGGAGGATCCCCTCGTACGCTTCGCCGGCCGAGTGGGACACACCTTGTCCGGGCAGGTCACGAAGGTGGTGCCGTTCGGCGTCTTCGTGCGGGTCGCCGAGGGGATCGAGGGCCTGCTGCCCCTCTGCGAAGTGCTGCGGGGTTTTGGCCGGGTGAGTGGGACGTCAGACCTGACCGATCAGAGTGAGCGGATCATCGGAGAGGGTGACGAGGTCGCCGTAGGAGTCGCCGCAGTCGACCTGGTACGGCGGCGCGTCATGTTGACGCGCGCGTGGTGA
- a CDS encoding LysR family transcriptional regulator, translating into MERRDLEIFLTLAQELHFGRTAERLHVTQARVSQSVKHLERRIGTALFERTSRRVALTPVGRQLLEDVRPGYEAIRAGLARAAAAGRGLAEPLRVGFTSPLAGELVLTAATLYGESHPAAGEVSLHETPLCDPLTSLREGELDLLLAQYPVIEADLSTGPVLISDTRVLAVSTRHPFARRSSVRLDDLATEKLLSLSGRVPAYWLDHLLPRTTPDGRTVERGTAATTRQELLALVGAGRGVHPTAAHEVRYHARPNIAYVPISDAPPLQYGLTWRTATETSRTRAFAQAAAEVVRRGNGPGNVCAECR; encoded by the coding sequence ATGGAACGTCGTGATCTCGAAATCTTCCTGACGCTCGCACAGGAGCTGCACTTCGGCCGCACCGCGGAACGACTGCACGTCACCCAGGCCCGCGTCAGTCAGAGCGTCAAGCACCTGGAGCGGAGGATCGGCACCGCGCTCTTCGAGCGCACCAGCCGCCGCGTGGCGTTGACGCCGGTCGGCCGGCAGTTGCTGGAGGACGTACGTCCCGGGTACGAGGCCATCCGCGCGGGCCTGGCACGGGCGGCGGCGGCCGGGCGCGGTCTGGCCGAGCCGCTGCGGGTCGGCTTCACCAGTCCGCTGGCGGGCGAACTGGTGCTGACCGCCGCCACCCTTTACGGGGAAAGCCATCCGGCGGCCGGCGAGGTGTCGCTCCACGAGACGCCGCTCTGCGACCCCCTGACCTCCTTGCGCGAGGGCGAACTCGACCTCCTTCTGGCGCAGTACCCCGTCATCGAGGCGGACCTGTCCACCGGACCCGTCCTCATCTCCGACACCCGGGTCCTGGCCGTCTCCACACGGCACCCCTTCGCCCGCCGCTCGTCCGTCCGGCTCGACGATCTCGCCACCGAGAAGCTGCTCAGCCTCTCCGGACGTGTCCCCGCCTACTGGCTCGACCACCTGCTTCCGCGCACCACCCCTGACGGACGGACGGTCGAGCGGGGCACGGCCGCCACCACCCGGCAGGAACTCCTCGCCCTGGTCGGGGCGGGCCGGGGCGTCCATCCCACCGCCGCCCACGAGGTCCGCTACCACGCCCGCCCCAACATCGCCTACGTACCGATCTCCGACGCCCCACCGTTGCAGTACGGCCTGACCTGGCGCACCGCCACCGAAACCAGCCGCACCCGCGCCTTCGCGCAGGCCGCCGCCGAAGTCGTACGACGCGGGAACGGCCCCGGCAACGTCTGCGCGGAATGCCGCTGA
- a CDS encoding nitrate reductase translates to MTHRDRIAEPWGTRTPYGPGEPWPVRVDTYLAPGITAGQVDRWVPTASILHSNGDAMEIAVKDGRMAGVRGLARDRVNRGRLGPKDLFGWQANASPDRLTRPLVREGGRLVECDWDTAMDRVVARTRELLQTQGPSAIGFYTTGQLFAEEYYTLGVIAHGGIGTNHVDGNTRLCTATAAAALKESFACDGQPGSYADIDHAEVIALFGHNMAETQSVLWMRVLDRLAGPRPPTVICVDPRMTPVARAAAVHLAPRPGTNVALMNGLLHEVIGNGWIDREYIDRHVVGFEELSERVKEYPPERAEEICDVPAERIREAARLLGGARRLFSTVLQGFYQSHQATAAAVQVNNLHLVRGMLGRPGCGVLQMNGQPTAQNTRECGADGDLPGFRNWSNDEHVKDLARVWNLDPVRIPHYSPPTHAMQMIRYVEEGSIRLLWISGTNPAVSLPELRRIRSVLSQERLLLVVQDLFLTETAQLADVVLPAATWGEKTGTFTNADRTVHLSEKAVEPPGEARPDLDIFLDYARRLGLADMDGQPLVKWHDAESAFEAWKECSRGRPCDYTGITYDKLRERGGIQWPCNEEHPDGTERLYADGGFWSDPGYCESYGRDLVTGAPLEPAEYKAMNPSGKAVVKAAGYLPPHEQPSGDFPYVLTTGRTLFHFHTRAKTARAPQLQAAAPEVWVECSARDAAAGGLGEGDLVEVRTARGSVRARLRISGIRDGVLFLPFHYGYWDTGAGHEPDGAGRAANELTLTDWDPPSKQPLFKTAAAALRLVEAAGGPSPAPTGTASAPVTDGVPPTTGGPDARAEEALVPSPDETFSPAADKTPGPAPEETFSPSSSGGVR, encoded by the coding sequence ATGACCCACAGGGACCGGATCGCCGAGCCGTGGGGAACCCGTACACCGTACGGTCCCGGTGAGCCGTGGCCGGTACGGGTGGACACCTACCTCGCGCCCGGGATCACCGCCGGTCAGGTGGACCGGTGGGTGCCGACGGCGTCCATCCTGCACTCCAACGGCGACGCCATGGAGATCGCGGTGAAGGACGGGCGGATGGCCGGCGTCCGCGGCCTGGCGCGGGACCGTGTCAACCGCGGCCGGCTCGGCCCCAAGGACCTGTTCGGCTGGCAGGCCAACGCCTCCCCCGACCGGCTGACCCGGCCGCTGGTCCGCGAGGGCGGGCGTCTGGTGGAGTGCGACTGGGACACCGCGATGGACCGCGTCGTCGCCCGGACCCGGGAGCTGCTCCAGACGCAGGGGCCCAGCGCGATCGGTTTCTACACCACCGGCCAGCTCTTCGCCGAGGAGTACTACACCCTCGGGGTGATCGCGCACGGCGGCATCGGCACCAACCACGTGGACGGCAACACCCGGCTGTGCACGGCCACCGCGGCGGCGGCGCTGAAGGAGTCCTTCGCCTGCGACGGGCAGCCCGGCTCGTACGCCGACATCGACCACGCGGAGGTGATCGCGCTGTTCGGCCACAACATGGCCGAGACGCAGAGCGTGTTGTGGATGCGGGTGCTGGACCGGCTCGCGGGGCCTCGTCCGCCCACGGTGATCTGCGTCGATCCCCGGATGACGCCGGTCGCCCGGGCGGCTGCCGTACATCTGGCTCCCCGGCCCGGTACCAACGTGGCGCTGATGAACGGGCTGTTGCACGAGGTCATCGGGAACGGCTGGATCGACCGGGAGTACATCGACCGCCATGTCGTCGGCTTCGAGGAGCTGAGCGAACGCGTCAAGGAGTACCCGCCCGAGCGGGCGGAGGAGATCTGTGATGTGCCGGCGGAGCGGATCCGGGAGGCGGCACGGCTGCTCGGCGGTGCGCGGCGGCTGTTCTCCACGGTGCTTCAGGGCTTCTACCAGTCCCACCAGGCGACGGCCGCCGCGGTCCAGGTGAACAACCTCCACCTGGTGCGCGGCATGCTCGGCAGACCGGGCTGCGGGGTGTTGCAGATGAACGGCCAGCCCACGGCCCAGAACACCCGCGAGTGCGGGGCCGACGGTGATCTGCCGGGTTTTCGCAACTGGTCCAACGACGAGCACGTCAAGGACCTGGCGCGGGTGTGGAACCTGGACCCGGTGCGGATCCCCCACTACTCGCCGCCCACCCACGCCATGCAGATGATCCGGTACGTGGAGGAGGGCTCCATCCGCCTGCTGTGGATCAGCGGCACCAATCCGGCCGTCTCCCTGCCGGAACTGCGCCGTATCCGCTCCGTGCTGTCCCAGGAGCGCCTGCTGCTCGTGGTGCAGGACCTGTTCCTCACCGAGACCGCGCAGCTCGCCGATGTGGTGCTGCCGGCGGCGACGTGGGGGGAGAAGACCGGTACGTTCACCAACGCCGACCGTACGGTGCACCTGTCGGAGAAGGCCGTCGAGCCGCCCGGCGAGGCCCGCCCGGACCTGGACATCTTCCTGGACTACGCCCGCCGGCTGGGCCTGGCGGACATGGACGGTCAGCCGCTGGTGAAGTGGCACGACGCGGAGTCGGCGTTCGAGGCGTGGAAGGAGTGCAGCCGCGGGCGTCCGTGCGACTACACCGGCATCACCTATGACAAGCTCCGCGAGCGCGGGGGCATCCAGTGGCCGTGCAACGAGGAGCACCCCGACGGCACCGAGCGCCTCTATGCCGACGGCGGGTTCTGGAGCGATCCGGGGTACTGCGAGAGTTACGGCCGCGACCTGGTCACCGGCGCGCCGCTGGAGCCGGCCGAGTACAAGGCGATGAATCCGTCCGGCAAGGCCGTCGTCAAGGCCGCCGGCTACCTGCCGCCGCACGAGCAGCCCAGCGGGGACTTCCCGTACGTACTGACCACCGGCCGTACGCTGTTCCACTTCCACACCCGCGCCAAGACCGCCCGCGCTCCTCAGTTGCAGGCGGCGGCCCCCGAGGTGTGGGTGGAGTGCTCCGCCCGTGACGCGGCGGCCGGCGGGCTCGGTGAAGGGGACCTGGTCGAGGTGCGCACCGCGCGCGGCAGCGTCCGGGCCCGGCTGCGGATCAGCGGCATCCGTGACGGCGTGCTGTTCCTCCCCTTCCATTACGGCTACTGGGACACCGGCGCCGGACACGAACCGGACGGCGCGGGCCGGGCGGCCAACGAACTCACCCTCACCGACTGGGATCCCCCCTCCAAGCAGCCCCTCTTCAAGACGGCGGCGGCTGCACTGCGCCTCGTCGAGGCCGCCGGTGGCCCCTCCCCCGCGCCGACCGGGACGGCGTCCGCCCCTGTCACCGACGGCGTGCCCCCGACCACCGGCGGGCCGGACGCCCGGGCGGAGGAAGCGCTCGTTCCTTCACCGGACGAGACGTTCAGCCCTGCGGCAGACAAGACGCCCGGCCCTGCGCCGGAGGAGACGTTCAGCCCCTCGTCGTCCGGAGGCGTGCGATGA
- a CDS encoding SDR family oxidoreductase codes for MNAHLSKPLAVITGASSGIGAATARTLSDLGHPLLLLARRIERLQALGLPDTLARSVDVTDADAVAAAVQEAEALYGPADLIVNNAGVMLLGAVVKQPADEWQRMFDVNVRGLLNGVRAVLPGMTERNHGTIVNVSSVAGRKSYPNHTVYSGTKFAVHGMSESLREEVSQHGIRVITIAPGAVETELLSHTTDETVKADYQAFKDSIDVLTPEDVAAAIGYAYQQPQRVTLREIVLAATAQAA; via the coding sequence ATGAACGCACACCTCTCCAAGCCCCTCGCCGTCATCACCGGAGCCAGCTCGGGCATCGGTGCCGCCACCGCCCGCACCCTGTCGGACCTGGGGCACCCTCTGCTCCTGCTGGCCCGCCGTATCGAACGCCTTCAGGCGCTCGGCCTCCCCGACACCCTCGCGCGGTCGGTGGACGTCACCGATGCCGACGCGGTGGCCGCCGCGGTGCAGGAGGCCGAGGCGCTGTACGGGCCGGCCGACCTGATCGTCAACAACGCCGGAGTGATGCTGCTCGGAGCGGTGGTCAAGCAGCCGGCCGACGAATGGCAGCGGATGTTCGACGTCAATGTGCGGGGCCTGCTCAATGGCGTACGGGCGGTCCTGCCCGGCATGACCGAACGGAACCACGGCACCATCGTCAACGTCAGCTCCGTGGCGGGCCGTAAGTCCTACCCCAACCACACCGTCTACAGCGGCACCAAGTTCGCCGTACACGGTATGTCCGAAAGCCTCCGGGAAGAGGTCTCGCAGCACGGCATACGCGTGATCACCATCGCCCCGGGCGCGGTGGAGACCGAACTCCTCTCCCACACCACCGATGAGACGGTCAAAGCCGACTACCAGGCGTTCAAGGACTCGATCGACGTGCTGACCCCGGAGGACGTGGCCGCCGCGATCGGCTATGCCTACCAGCAGCCGCAGCGCGTCACCCTGCGCGAGATCGTGCTCGCCGCCACGGCGCAGGCCGCGTAG
- a CDS encoding TauD/TfdA family dioxygenase: MTTSLTQQHAHQLSEAESHRLWQLSTLAVGTAQASASALPGLLLDLPRAVRGALLDFAEGNAGNADSGFFLLRGVTLGDLPDTPAVHHSGTLDGHPTDGTLTLVADLLGSLVGYQEEKDGALIHDVHPVRGEERRIENSGSVAFDFHTENAHHPLRPDYLGLLCVRQDHERTAATRVASVRRAVRHLTAEQLAILRTPQFYTSYAASFTRGSTLPVPRSGPHPAIFGPHDRPFMRFHSHTTHAAGAEATAALKALAEALEAVCHDVVLEPGELVVVDNHVAAHGRSGFTPRYDGRDRWLRRFYSLRSVPGWARHMMPRQRVLPALEDIQGVL, encoded by the coding sequence GTGACCACCTCCCTCACGCAGCAGCACGCCCATCAGCTCTCCGAGGCCGAATCCCATAGGCTCTGGCAGCTCTCGACACTGGCCGTCGGCACCGCACAGGCGTCCGCCTCGGCGCTTCCCGGCCTGCTGCTCGATCTGCCCCGAGCCGTACGTGGCGCCCTGCTCGATTTCGCCGAGGGAAATGCAGGGAATGCGGACTCGGGGTTCTTCCTGCTGCGCGGCGTCACTCTCGGAGACCTGCCCGACACCCCCGCCGTCCACCATTCCGGAACCCTCGACGGCCATCCCACCGACGGCACGCTCACGCTCGTGGCGGATCTGCTCGGCTCGCTCGTCGGTTACCAGGAAGAGAAGGACGGGGCCCTGATCCACGACGTACATCCGGTGCGCGGGGAGGAGCGGCGGATCGAGAACAGCGGGTCGGTGGCCTTCGACTTCCACACCGAGAACGCCCACCACCCGCTGCGCCCGGACTACCTGGGTCTGTTGTGCGTACGCCAGGACCACGAACGCACCGCGGCCACCCGCGTCGCCTCGGTACGCCGGGCCGTCCGGCACCTGACGGCCGAACAGCTCGCGATCCTGCGCACGCCGCAGTTCTACACCTCCTACGCGGCGTCCTTCACCCGGGGCAGCACCCTTCCGGTGCCCCGCTCCGGGCCGCACCCCGCCATCTTCGGACCGCATGACCGCCCCTTCATGCGCTTCCACTCCCACACCACACACGCGGCCGGCGCGGAGGCGACCGCGGCGCTCAAGGCGCTGGCCGAGGCCCTGGAGGCCGTCTGCCACGACGTGGTGCTGGAGCCCGGCGAGCTGGTCGTGGTCGACAACCACGTCGCGGCGCACGGCCGCAGCGGATTCACCCCGCGTTACGACGGCCGGGACCGCTGGCTGCGCCGGTTCTACTCCCTGCGGTCCGTCCCCGGCTGGGCCCGGCACATGATGCCCAGGCAGCGGGTCCTGCCGGCGCTGGAGGACATCCAGGGCGTGCTGTGA
- a CDS encoding pentapeptide repeat-containing protein produces MSEQTRHAAHADLQADCGNCFGLCCVALPFARSADFAADKAAGTPCGNLQEDFRCTIHERLRESGYTGCTVFDCFGAGQKVSQVTFKGRSWRAEPDSACTMYEVFPVVRQLHELLRYAAEALDLAAARPVHRDLRRAYDRLDALTRDTAEALLAADVPALRAEVNALLLRASELARAAVPGRKKNHRGADLLGARLRGAKLRGASMRGACLIAADLSGADLRDADLIGADLRDADLAGADLTGAIFLTQAQLNAARGDRATRIPAVLQRPRHWTV; encoded by the coding sequence TTGTCAGAGCAGACCCGCCACGCCGCCCATGCCGACCTCCAGGCCGACTGCGGGAACTGCTTCGGCCTGTGCTGCGTCGCGCTGCCCTTCGCGCGCTCGGCGGACTTCGCCGCGGACAAGGCCGCGGGCACCCCGTGCGGCAACCTCCAGGAAGACTTCCGCTGCACGATCCATGAGCGGCTGCGCGAGAGCGGTTACACGGGCTGTACGGTCTTCGACTGCTTCGGGGCCGGCCAGAAGGTCTCCCAGGTCACCTTCAAGGGACGGAGCTGGCGGGCGGAGCCGGATTCGGCCTGCACGATGTACGAGGTCTTCCCCGTCGTACGGCAGCTTCACGAGCTGCTGCGGTACGCCGCCGAGGCGCTGGACCTCGCGGCGGCCCGGCCCGTCCATCGCGATCTGCGCCGGGCCTACGACCGGCTGGACGCCCTCACCCGGGACACCGCCGAGGCCCTTCTGGCGGCGGACGTGCCCGCATTGCGCGCGGAGGTGAACGCGCTCCTGCTGCGCGCCAGTGAACTGGCCCGCGCCGCGGTACCGGGCCGCAAGAAGAACCACCGCGGCGCCGACCTCCTGGGCGCCCGCCTGCGCGGGGCCAAGCTGCGGGGGGCCAGCATGCGCGGGGCCTGTCTGATCGCCGCCGATCTCTCCGGCGCCGATCTGCGCGATGCCGACCTGATCGGCGCCGACCTGCGCGACGCCGATCTGGCCGGCGCGGATCTGACCGGCGCGATCTTCCTGACGCAGGCCCAGCTCAACGCCGCGCGCGGCGATCGGGCCACCAGGATCCCGGCCGTCCTCCAGCGGCCCCGCCACTGGACCGTCTGA
- a CDS encoding class I SAM-dependent methyltransferase, with protein MTAMTTPPEHRILQALDRFNAAYPWDHNAHYHRWILRQLPRRFGSALDVGCGSGDLARLLATRAGSVDGIDADPAIVARAQELTAPAAPVTYTVADAPTGLPPGPYDVITCVAALHHLPFADALTHFRRHLAPGGTLVVVGLARARTPGDHLLGIAAAPLNAAVGWLKNKGRATPRPVSMTAPTKPATMTFPEVVRAARRVLPGARLRRRLFWRYTLVWHHR; from the coding sequence ATGACCGCCATGACGACGCCCCCTGAGCACCGGATCCTTCAAGCGCTCGACCGGTTCAACGCCGCCTACCCCTGGGACCACAACGCCCACTACCACCGGTGGATCCTGCGGCAGCTCCCCAGGCGCTTCGGCAGCGCCCTGGATGTCGGCTGCGGCAGCGGTGACCTGGCACGATTGCTGGCCACCCGGGCCGGCTCGGTGGACGGCATCGACGCCGACCCGGCGATCGTCGCCCGGGCGCAGGAGCTGACCGCCCCGGCCGCCCCGGTCACCTACACCGTGGCCGACGCGCCGACCGGCTTACCGCCCGGCCCCTACGACGTCATCACCTGCGTCGCCGCTCTCCACCACCTGCCGTTCGCCGACGCGCTTACCCACTTCCGCCGGCATCTGGCACCGGGCGGCACACTGGTCGTCGTCGGTCTGGCCCGTGCGCGGACGCCCGGCGATCATCTGCTCGGGATTGCCGCCGCCCCGCTGAACGCCGCCGTCGGCTGGCTCAAGAACAAGGGCCGCGCAACGCCCCGGCCGGTGTCGATGACCGCCCCGACCAAGCCGGCGACCATGACGTTCCCCGAGGTCGTACGGGCGGCCCGCCGCGTGCTGCCCGGCGCCCGCCTGCGCCGCCGGCTGTTCTGGCGCTACACGCTGGTGTGGCACCACAGGTGA
- a CDS encoding PE-PGRS family protein encodes MRSTRWLIAEGRVKEWRERTARQAAAPRTAQEQEADWARLFRGPGPGPRLRTLWADGLARNPATPEDVRHGLLGLSHFLLWRELPATVVDAAIAHPQWHVRDLLAEVQPAITPEQWSRLILAEQGPGRRWILVTHAADRGAQLTATAYERLTTDPDARVRAETARLPGLPAASLHALATDPEPAVRKSVGQVAWSQLAGPVRRELLADPDGEVRTEALLRHHRDHPLPRSVFDSEELGDRAARGCLLERELAAYLVHHPEPALRAALAGNPRLEADVVAALARDPDPSVRDEVAVRPDLTERQRADVLELGTTFRPGDRGPTLDWVHELHGDPGAMRRLAASAHPLVRRSVARARRLPPDVVELLARDQDRVVRLFLAESCDDAPADMLMEVWRWWTGSLSCPDRPRSHPNFPRHGLLRYAEDPDARMRRLALDDPESTAGLVERLSRDPHREVRWRAATDPRLSVASAVRLLDDPCDEVRHAAIGHPELPAGVLVTLLRDHQTAQEAARHPALPVEVIRKMAERLRA; translated from the coding sequence GTGAGGAGTACGAGGTGGCTGATCGCTGAGGGCCGGGTCAAGGAGTGGCGGGAGCGGACCGCGCGGCAGGCGGCGGCCCCGCGGACCGCACAGGAGCAGGAGGCCGACTGGGCCCGGCTGTTCCGCGGCCCGGGACCCGGACCCCGGTTGCGCACCCTGTGGGCCGACGGACTGGCGCGCAACCCGGCCACGCCCGAAGACGTACGGCACGGTTTGCTGGGCCTGTCACACTTCTTGCTGTGGCGCGAACTGCCGGCCACGGTCGTCGACGCGGCCATCGCCCATCCGCAGTGGCACGTACGGGACCTGCTGGCCGAGGTGCAGCCGGCCATCACGCCCGAGCAGTGGTCCCGTCTGATCCTGGCCGAACAGGGCCCCGGGCGGCGGTGGATCCTCGTCACGCACGCCGCCGACCGCGGCGCGCAGCTCACCGCGACCGCGTACGAGCGCCTCACCACCGATCCTGACGCCCGGGTCCGTGCGGAGACCGCCCGCCTTCCCGGACTGCCCGCGGCGTCGCTGCACGCCCTGGCCACCGACCCCGAACCGGCGGTACGGAAGTCGGTCGGTCAGGTCGCCTGGTCACAACTGGCCGGGCCGGTACGGCGCGAGCTGCTCGCCGATCCGGACGGCGAGGTCCGTACCGAGGCGCTGCTCCGGCACCATCGGGACCACCCGCTGCCCAGGTCGGTCTTCGACTCGGAAGAGCTCGGGGACCGGGCGGCGCGGGGCTGTCTCCTGGAACGCGAGCTGGCCGCGTACTTGGTTCATCACCCCGAGCCGGCCCTGCGTGCCGCTCTCGCCGGCAATCCTCGTCTGGAGGCGGACGTGGTGGCCGCTCTCGCCCGGGACCCGGACCCCTCGGTCCGCGACGAAGTGGCCGTCCGCCCCGACCTCACCGAGCGGCAGCGGGCGGACGTCCTGGAGCTCGGAACCACCTTCCGTCCGGGCGACCGCGGTCCCACGCTCGACTGGGTCCATGAACTGCACGGCGACCCCGGCGCGATGCGGCGGCTGGCTGCCTCGGCCCACCCGCTCGTGCGCCGGAGCGTCGCCCGCGCGCGCCGTCTGCCGCCGGACGTGGTCGAGCTTCTGGCCCGGGACCAGGACCGTGTCGTACGGCTCTTCCTCGCCGAGTCCTGCGACGATGCGCCCGCGGACATGCTGATGGAGGTGTGGCGGTGGTGGACCGGCAGTCTCAGTTGCCCCGACCGGCCGCGCAGCCATCCCAACTTCCCCCGCCACGGCCTCCTCCGGTACGCCGAGGACCCCGATGCGCGTATGCGGCGACTGGCCCTGGACGACCCGGAGTCGACCGCCGGCCTCGTGGAACGGCTCAGCCGTGACCCCCACCGGGAAGTACGGTGGCGGGCCGCGACCGATCCCCGCCTGTCGGTCGCCTCGGCGGTGCGGCTGCTCGACGATCCGTGCGACGAGGTGCGCCACGCGGCCATCGGGCATCCGGAACTGCCCGCGGGCGTATTGGTCACGCTGCTACGGGATCACCAGACCGCTCAAGAGGCGGCCCGGCATCCGGCGCTTCCCGTAGAGGTCATACGGAAGATGGCCGAACGGCTCCGGGCCTGA